Proteins from one Anaerolineae bacterium genomic window:
- the asd gene encoding aspartate-semialdehyde dehydrogenase, which produces MKEKIPVTVLGATGAVGQRFVSLLAQHPWFELVGLAASERSAGQRYGEVCRWTLDAPMPAGVRDMPVRPIDTNLPGRILFSALPGELAGPVEEEMARAGYIVCSNASAHRMDPDVPLVIPEVNPDHIGLIAVQRRRRGWKGCIATNPNCTTTIMVMALAPLARRFGLRRVHAVSLQALSGAGYPGVPSLDIVDNALPYIGGEEDKVQSEPLKLLGTLEGDAVRPAAFAVSAQCNRVPVLEGHMVCVSLELERDASMEEIRQAWESFRGEPQELGLPSAPAQPIIYRPEPDRPQPRRDRDAGAGMAVTVGRLQDCPVLGKKFVVLGHNTVRGAAGGSLVLAELLVAKGLVD; this is translated from the coding sequence ATGAAGGAGAAGATTCCCGTCACCGTTCTGGGCGCCACGGGCGCTGTGGGCCAGCGCTTCGTCTCCCTGCTGGCCCAGCATCCATGGTTCGAGCTGGTCGGGCTGGCCGCGTCGGAGCGTTCCGCCGGCCAGCGCTATGGGGAGGTGTGCCGGTGGACGCTGGATGCGCCGATGCCGGCGGGAGTGCGCGATATGCCGGTGCGCCCCATTGACACCAACCTGCCGGGCCGCATCCTCTTCTCCGCCCTGCCGGGCGAGCTGGCCGGCCCGGTCGAGGAGGAGATGGCGCGCGCCGGCTACATCGTCTGCTCCAACGCCTCGGCCCACCGCATGGACCCCGACGTGCCGCTGGTCATCCCGGAGGTCAATCCGGACCATATCGGCCTGATCGCGGTACAGCGCCGGCGGCGCGGCTGGAAGGGCTGTATCGCCACCAATCCCAACTGCACCACCACCATTATGGTCATGGCGCTGGCGCCGCTGGCCCGGCGCTTCGGACTGCGGCGGGTGCATGCGGTGTCCCTGCAGGCGCTCTCCGGCGCCGGCTATCCGGGTGTCCCTTCGCTGGATATTGTGGACAACGCGCTCCCCTACATTGGCGGCGAGGAGGATAAGGTGCAGAGCGAGCCGCTGAAACTGCTGGGGACGTTGGAAGGGGATGCGGTGCGGCCGGCGGCCTTCGCGGTCAGCGCGCAGTGCAACCGCGTGCCGGTGCTGGAGGGGCATATGGTCTGCGTCTCGCTGGAGCTGGAGCGGGATGCCTCGATGGAGGAAATCCGCCAGGCATGGGAGTCGTTCCGCGGGGAGCCGCAGGAGCTGGGACTGCCCAGCGCGCCGGCCCAGCCCATCATCTATCGGCCGGAGCCGGACCGCCCTCAGCCGCGCCGGGACCGCGACGCCGGCGCCGGCATGGCCGTGACGGTGGGACGCCTGCAGGACTGCCCGGTGCTGGGGAAGAAGTTTGTGGTCCTTGGCCACAACACGGTGCGGGGAGCGGCCGGCGGTTCCCTCGTGTTGGCTGAACTCCTGGTCGCAAAAGGTCTGGTGGACTGA